One genomic window of Arachis stenosperma cultivar V10309 chromosome 10, arast.V10309.gnm1.PFL2, whole genome shotgun sequence includes the following:
- the LOC130958169 gene encoding pathogenesis-related protein 1-like, which yields MERMLKTWIVIINFVSVVPWFLLAQNFSKDYLKAHNNARAEVGVKPLKWDPKLESHARKYVKKYIADCKKGLFDVDFAGTYGQNNAYNPGSLSGVAAVDVWVKQKTNYDYKSNSCVDGTMNCSCYAQVVWSATTRLGCARVKCRNYGGTLVTCLYDPEGSTSDERPYVIH from the coding sequence ATGGAAAGAATGTTGAAAACTTGGATAGTGATAATAAATTTTGTGAGTGTAGTTCCGTGGTTTTTATTAgctcaaaatttttcaaaagacTATCTTAAAGCTCATAATAATGCACGTGCAGAAGTTGGGGTTAAACCACTAAAATGGGATCCGAAGCTTGAATCACACGCACGCAAGTACGTGAAGAAATACATTGCAGATTGCAAAAAAGGGCTTTTTGACGTGGACTTTGCTGGTACATATGGGCAGAATAATGCATATAATCCAGGATCCCTTTCAGGAGTAGCTGCTGTTGATGTGTGGGTGAAGCAGAAAACAAATTATGATTATAAATCCAACTCTTGTGTTGATGGTACCATGAATTGCAGTTGTTACGCTCAGGTTGTTTGGAGTGCAACTACTCGACTTGGCTGCGCTAGAGTCAAGTGCCGCAATTATGGAGGCACCCTTGTTACTTGTTTATATGATCCTGAAGGCAGCACTtcagatgaacgcccctacgtAATCCATTAA